The following proteins are encoded in a genomic region of Ctenopharyngodon idella isolate HZGC_01 chromosome 12, HZGC01, whole genome shotgun sequence:
- the LOC127523957 gene encoding zinc finger protein 500-like: MQLSSGSPFAEIITSLAVMQQEQHQALLDLRQDQERCFQVVVQAQQEDRERFRSWIDREVRPEALEPRAVPAHLPLHKMGSEDDPEVFIDLFQKTAELSGWPRDQWPMRLVPLLSGESQIAAQQLPVQNLLVFDDLKRAILQRVGRSPEEHRQRFRSLELGESGRPFVLAQQLRDSCRKWLLAEGSDVEKIVDRVVLEQFITRLPRRTAEWVQCHRPTSLDSAIHLAEDHMVACPGVGEPLPSVSLSPSSPSVSLSRPVPLPRSRPPVHPRVPPRGRGGVDPSQFGGPRAPPRRAGLTSAGQDPAPVSPLSPRQSFTPLPATGAAGRSGPACWRCGDPEHFVDRCPVMEVGTMVRVPDAPQAAPGQAGWYQIP; encoded by the exons ATGCAATTGTCCTCCGGATCGCCATTTGCGGAGATTATCACCTCCCTCGCGGTCatgcaacaagaacaacacCAGGCCCTGCTGGACTTGAGACAGGATCAAGAGAGGTGCTTCCAAGTCGTTGTTCAAGCCCAGCAGGAGGACCGCGAGAGGTTCCGGAGCTGGATTGACCGGGAGGTTCGACCGGAAGCCCTGGAACCTCGAGCTGTGCCCGCCCACCTACCACTCCACAAAATGGGATCTGAGGACGACCCGGAGGTTTTCATCGATCTCTTTCAGAAGACGGCCGAGCTGTCGGGCTGGCCGCGGGACCAGTGGCCGATGCGCCTGGTCCCGCTGCTCTCCGGGGAGTCCCAGATAGCGGCACAGCAGCTTCCGGTGCAGAATCTCCTGGTCTTCGACGACCTAAAAAGGGCCATCCTCCAGCGGGTCGGCCGGAGCCCTGAAGAACATCGCCAGCGGTTCCGTTCCCTGGAACTGGGCGAGTCCGGCCGACCGTTCGTGTTGGCCCAACAGCTCCGGGACTCCTGCCGGAAATGGCTGTTGGCTGAGGGAAGCGACGTGGAGAAGATTGTCGATCGAGTGGTACTGGAGCAGTTCATTACTCGGCTCCCACGGAGGACAGCAGAGTGGGTCCAGTGCCACCGCCCCACGTCGCTGGACTCAGCCATCCACCTCGCGGAGGACCATATGGTGGCGTGCCCAGGGGTCGGCGAACCCCtcccatctgtctctctctccccgTCTTccccttctgtctctctctctcgtcctGTCCCTCTCCCCAGGTCCCGCCCACCTGTACATCCTCGAGTCCCGCCCCGGGGGCGGGGCGGAGTTGACCCGAGCCAGTTTGGGGGTCCCAGAGCCCCGCCCAGGAGGGCGGGACTGACTTCCGCTGGACAGGACCCCGCGCCTGTTTCTCCGCTCTCTCCACGCCAATCATTTACCCCACTCCCTGCCACTGGGGCGGCGGGGAGGTCTGGGCCAGCCTGTTGGCGTTGCGGGGACCCGGAGCATTTCGTGGACAGGTGCCCAGTGATGGAGGTTGGGACAATGGTCCGGGTCCCGGACGCCCCGCAGGCTGCCCCCGGTCAAGCTGGCTGGTATCAAATACCT taa